A single region of the Bacteroides luhongzhouii genome encodes:
- a CDS encoding 4Fe-4S dicluster domain-containing protein, with product MAKIKGAIVVDTERCKGCNLCVVACPLDVIALNKEVNMKGYNYAWQVKEDTCNGCSSCATVCPDGCISVYKVKVE from the coding sequence ATGGCAAAAATCAAAGGAGCAATCGTAGTCGACACGGAGCGTTGCAAAGGATGCAACCTGTGTGTAGTGGCGTGTCCGCTCGATGTAATCGCCCTCAATAAAGAGGTAAACATGAAAGGCTATAACTATGCCTGGCAAGTGAAGGAAGATACCTGTAACGGATGTAGCTCGTGTGCAACGGTTTGTCCGGACGGATGTATTTCAGTGTATAAAGTAAAAGTAGAATAA
- a CDS encoding tetratricopeptide repeat protein has product MEQIDNLKELINQGDVDTAIKQLDQLLQDSSVEKEKDTLYYLRGNAYRKKGDWKRALDNYQYAIELNPDSPAVQARKMAIDILNFYHKDMFNQ; this is encoded by the coding sequence ATGGAGCAAATAGACAACCTAAAAGAGCTTATCAATCAGGGGGATGTGGACACAGCGATTAAGCAATTGGACCAGCTTCTCCAGGACAGTTCTGTCGAAAAAGAGAAAGATACTCTTTACTATTTACGGGGAAATGCCTACCGAAAAAAAGGAGATTGGAAGCGGGCACTGGACAACTACCAGTATGCCATCGAGCTCAATCCGGACAGCCCTGCCGTTCAGGCCAGGAAGATGGCAATAGATATCCTCAACTTCTACCACAAGGATATGTTCAATCAATAA
- a CDS encoding RNA polymerase sigma-70 factor, whose amino-acid sequence MKDEHVNDISNYQKLYMQYAPMLLRFAGKFISPFFAEDIVHDVFLRIWDKQVFLLSDSEVKNILFVAVRNACIDHLRRISLEQEFADKRAIQLKLDELSFYDGADELFMRKDLMAHVMAKINELSEKRREIFLLSYMEGLKAAEIAERLNLSTRTVENQLYRTLLFLRKELQTAFVYLFMFV is encoded by the coding sequence ATGAAAGATGAACATGTGAATGATATAAGCAATTATCAGAAACTATATATGCAATATGCACCTATGTTGTTGCGTTTTGCCGGGAAGTTTATTTCTCCTTTCTTTGCGGAAGATATTGTCCATGATGTATTTCTTAGAATATGGGATAAACAAGTATTCCTGTTATCAGATTCAGAGGTTAAAAATATATTGTTTGTTGCCGTTCGAAATGCTTGTATAGATCATTTGCGTCGTATTAGTTTGGAACAGGAGTTTGCCGACAAACGTGCTATCCAGCTCAAATTAGATGAGTTGAGTTTTTATGACGGTGCTGATGAATTGTTTATGAGGAAAGACTTAATGGCACATGTGATGGCAAAAATAAATGAACTGTCCGAAAAGAGACGTGAAATTTTCCTGTTATCTTATATGGAAGGACTTAAAGCAGCGGAAATTGCCGAGAGATTAAACTTATCCACCCGGACAGTGGAAAACCAATTATACAGAACATTACTTTTCTTACGGAAAGAGCTTCAGACTGCTTTCGTCTATTTATTCATGTTCGTTTAG
- a CDS encoding FecR family protein: MESMTSDLIIGFLKGSLNEKEINQFYDWVNETPENKNIFFEAKMVYDACLSKGSDIDMDKSWQRLLEKKQASRKIYTLFRKVQAYAAVAVIAVAFTSVLFWLLGDTSSASVARYVGGDGIVADKVVLPDGTEISMGSQTNFRYDPQYGKEKRVVYLEGEAFFNVAKQKDKPFIVVVNGQEIEALGTKFNVDAYPSDSVVTTTLLEGSIRLVSEKANTSTVLTPNQQYIYHKNKGTYKVAQVDAALYTSWISGYYYFHEENLEGILARLGNIYGVSFRIQSDKLKERRFTGTFYRGQSIKDILDIINISIPIRYSINNRQVTIN; encoded by the coding sequence ATGGAAAGCATGACTTCAGATTTAATAATAGGATTTTTGAAAGGCTCATTGAATGAGAAAGAAATCAATCAGTTTTATGATTGGGTGAATGAAACGCCTGAAAATAAAAATATCTTTTTTGAGGCAAAGATGGTCTATGACGCTTGCTTGTCTAAAGGAAGTGATATCGATATGGATAAGAGTTGGCAGCGTTTACTGGAAAAGAAACAGGCTTCCAGGAAAATATACACGCTCTTTCGGAAGGTTCAGGCCTATGCAGCGGTGGCGGTGATAGCTGTCGCTTTTACTTCCGTCCTCTTTTGGTTGTTGGGTGATACTTCTTCCGCATCTGTTGCCCGATATGTTGGTGGCGATGGAATTGTAGCCGATAAAGTAGTTTTGCCCGATGGCACCGAAATCAGTATGGGAAGTCAGACTAATTTCCGCTATGATCCGCAATATGGAAAGGAAAAGCGTGTTGTTTATCTGGAAGGAGAAGCCTTCTTTAATGTAGCTAAGCAGAAAGACAAGCCTTTTATCGTGGTTGTGAACGGGCAGGAAATAGAAGCTTTAGGGACGAAATTTAATGTCGATGCTTATCCGTCTGATTCCGTGGTAACTACCACATTATTGGAGGGCTCCATTCGCTTGGTTAGTGAGAAGGCAAACACTTCGACCGTTTTAACTCCGAATCAACAATATATATATCACAAAAACAAAGGTACTTATAAAGTGGCTCAGGTAGATGCTGCTCTTTACACCTCATGGATTTCTGGTTATTACTATTTCCATGAAGAGAATTTGGAAGGTATATTAGCCCGATTGGGAAATATTTACGGTGTCAGTTTCCGGATACAGTCTGATAAGTTGAAAGAACGCCGGTTTACCGGAACTTTCTATCGGGGGCAAAGCATCAAAGACATTTTGGACATAATTAATATTTCAATCCCTATTCGATACAGTATTAATAATCGGCAAGTGACAATTAATTGA
- a CDS encoding TonB-dependent receptor encodes MNKQPIVYGFALKRSIKNTKITFAVLLLFILQGIVGNVYAQEKKISISVKNEKLETVLRMVEKQTNYLFFYDSDEINKQQRITINQTNSSLKDVLDAVASKTNLSYTIKGRHIILAKKPNVSSTNKDGRASGSEKKITGIVKDEADLPVVGANVIVPRTKKGVITDMNGNFSLEVVAGDEVEISYLGYTTQKIKISAQNFLNVVLREDAKSLNEVVVVGYGSVKKSDLTGSVASVSNTTLLRGGKTNSAGALQGELSGVTITRSNNKPGGGYDIKIRGINSITASSSPLIVIDGVPGGNLDFVNPDDIEKIDVLKDASATAIYGSSGANGVIIVTTKRGQTGKPKISYNGYVGVRSYTNLPDMMSGDEYVQLAREATRGGAPNYIYKRDEQIFTDPSELQAVKEGKYFDWLDAVSSPAFMTNHSLSAIGGTEAVKYGFSGGYYFEDGMIQPQEYTRYNLRSVIDITINKHVSFGGSMYAVHSIREKGNWDLLRDVFRMRPTQHPNSLVTGEEIWKYSGNNLFNPLVTSQNQRSQVKSLNLQSNIYLKITPIENLELTSSFSPYFTQTSMGDYIGVWTKAQQGTAKGAKANATKDNSLSWIWDNIVNYTWKKSVHSITATGVFSAQKYQYDRLYGASKDLSFNSLWYNLNGGAIESLTSNFSQWTMMSYVGRINYGLMDRYLLTASLRYDGSSRLSEGNKWALFPSAAIAWRITEEDFAKNLDWLSNLKLRFSYGQAGNTNSVSPYASEGNISGSVYYPFGTSTSVGNLPANIANPMLTWERTSEYNVGLDFGFLDQRISGNIEYYNRTTNDLLMKRNIPVHLGYSSVTSNVGSVRNSGFELQLNTANIVTKNFAWNTTINLAYNKNEIVSLADEEDLSNYSIHLKGMRGRYSDKRFIGKPVDTNWTQNTIGVWQLGEEEEAAKYGCVPGNFKIKDYNNDGKLTDDDYIIDGKRTPDWTGGMTNMFKIYDFDFSFHMYFQAGATQYDRFFENFALEWNSQNFNNLRTNYWTPENPSNTMGRPSQMGSRGNIAYERTDFLKVSYITLGYTLNKRLMSKWGLDNARIYVTVQNPFILTKFRGLDPEQPDLTNIGDTDGMTMNALLGVNISF; translated from the coding sequence ATGAATAAACAGCCTATTGTCTATGGGTTTGCCCTAAAAAGAAGCATAAAAAATACAAAAATAACCTTTGCTGTTTTGTTGTTATTTATTCTGCAGGGCATAGTTGGTAACGTGTATGCGCAGGAAAAGAAAATATCGATATCAGTAAAAAATGAAAAACTCGAGACTGTGTTACGAATGGTAGAAAAGCAGACCAACTATTTGTTTTTCTATGATTCGGACGAAATCAACAAGCAACAACGAATCACAATTAATCAAACTAACAGTTCCTTGAAAGATGTTCTGGATGCGGTTGCAAGTAAAACCAACTTGTCATATACCATTAAAGGACGTCATATTATTCTAGCTAAAAAGCCCAACGTCTCTTCTACAAACAAAGACGGACGCGCAAGCGGTTCGGAAAAGAAGATAACAGGTATCGTAAAAGATGAAGCAGACCTTCCTGTGGTGGGGGCTAATGTGATCGTTCCCCGAACAAAAAAGGGAGTGATAACGGACATGAACGGTAATTTCTCATTGGAAGTAGTAGCTGGGGATGAGGTTGAAATCTCATATCTTGGTTATACGACACAAAAAATAAAAATATCTGCTCAAAACTTTCTGAATGTTGTATTGCGTGAAGATGCGAAATCATTGAACGAAGTAGTGGTAGTCGGTTACGGCTCTGTGAAGAAGTCCGACCTGACTGGTTCTGTCGCTTCTGTCTCCAATACAACTCTGCTTAGAGGTGGAAAAACGAATTCCGCAGGTGCGTTACAAGGAGAGTTGTCCGGTGTGACTATCACACGTTCGAATAACAAACCGGGTGGAGGGTATGATATAAAGATTCGTGGTATCAACTCTATCACTGCCTCTTCGTCTCCTTTGATTGTCATTGACGGAGTTCCCGGCGGTAATCTGGATTTCGTCAATCCGGACGATATTGAAAAGATTGATGTTCTGAAGGATGCTTCGGCAACAGCTATCTATGGTTCCAGTGGTGCAAACGGTGTAATCATCGTAACAACCAAAAGAGGACAGACTGGTAAGCCGAAAATTTCCTATAACGGTTATGTTGGTGTGAGATCTTATACAAACTTGCCCGACATGATGTCCGGTGACGAATATGTGCAGTTGGCGAGAGAGGCTACCCGTGGCGGAGCTCCCAATTATATTTATAAGAGAGACGAACAAATTTTTACCGACCCGTCCGAATTGCAGGCGGTGAAAGAAGGTAAATATTTCGATTGGTTGGATGCTGTGTCCAGTCCCGCTTTTATGACAAACCATAGCTTATCGGCAATTGGTGGTACGGAAGCTGTGAAATACGGTTTCTCTGGCGGCTATTATTTCGAAGATGGTATGATTCAGCCGCAAGAATATACACGCTACAACTTGCGTTCGGTAATAGATATCACTATTAATAAGCATGTTTCTTTTGGAGGAAGTATGTATGCGGTTCACAGTATTCGTGAAAAAGGTAACTGGGACTTGTTGCGTGATGTGTTCCGTATGCGTCCTACTCAACATCCGAATAGCTTGGTGACAGGTGAAGAAATATGGAAATATTCCGGCAATAATCTTTTCAATCCGTTGGTTACTTCTCAAAATCAGCGTTCTCAAGTGAAGAGCCTCAATCTGCAAAGTAATATTTATCTTAAAATAACACCTATTGAAAATTTAGAGCTTACTTCTTCATTTTCTCCCTATTTTACACAGACTTCCATGGGGGATTATATAGGAGTGTGGACAAAGGCACAGCAGGGAACTGCCAAAGGTGCTAAGGCGAATGCGACGAAAGATAATTCATTGAGTTGGATTTGGGATAACATTGTGAACTATACTTGGAAGAAGTCCGTTCATTCTATTACTGCGACCGGAGTGTTCTCCGCTCAGAAGTATCAGTACGACAGATTGTATGGTGCAAGCAAGGACTTGTCTTTCAATTCACTTTGGTATAACCTGAATGGAGGGGCTATCGAGAGCTTGACCTCCAATTTCAGCCAGTGGACGATGATGTCTTATGTAGGTAGAATTAACTATGGGCTGATGGATAGATACTTGCTTACAGCCAGCTTGCGTTACGATGGTTCTTCACGTTTGTCCGAAGGAAATAAATGGGCGCTTTTCCCTTCCGCGGCTATTGCGTGGAGAATCACTGAAGAAGACTTTGCCAAGAATCTGGATTGGTTGTCCAACCTGAAACTGCGTTTCAGTTATGGTCAGGCGGGCAATACCAACTCCGTGTCTCCTTATGCATCCGAAGGTAACATTTCGGGGTCTGTATATTATCCGTTCGGAACATCTACTTCCGTAGGAAATCTTCCTGCCAACATTGCCAATCCGATGCTGACTTGGGAGCGTACCTCGGAATATAACGTAGGTCTTGATTTCGGTTTCTTAGACCAACGAATTTCGGGTAACATTGAGTACTACAATCGTACTACCAATGACCTGTTGATGAAACGCAATATTCCTGTTCATTTGGGTTATTCATCGGTTACTTCGAATGTAGGTTCCGTAAGAAACAGTGGATTTGAGTTGCAATTGAATACCGCGAATATCGTAACCAAGAACTTTGCCTGGAATACGACCATCAACCTGGCTTATAACAAAAATGAAATCGTAAGTCTGGCTGACGAAGAAGATCTTAGCAATTATTCCATTCATCTGAAAGGCATGAGAGGACGCTATTCTGACAAGCGTTTCATAGGTAAGCCAGTAGATACGAACTGGACTCAGAATACAATTGGCGTATGGCAGTTGGGAGAAGAAGAAGAGGCTGCAAAATACGGTTGTGTACCAGGTAACTTCAAGATTAAAGACTATAACAATGACGGCAAGCTGACGGACGATGACTATATCATCGACGGTAAGAGAACACCGGACTGGACAGGAGGTATGACAAATATGTTCAAAATCTATGATTTCGACTTTTCATTCCACATGTATTTCCAAGCGGGAGCTACACAGTACGACCGATTCTTTGAGAACTTCGCATTAGAATGGAACAGCCAGAACTTCAACAATCTGCGAACTAATTACTGGACGCCGGAGAATCCTTCGAATACTATGGGACGCCCCTCACAGATGGGGTCCAGAGGTAATATCGCTTATGAAAGAACAGACTTTCTGAAAGTTTCCTATATCACGCTGGGATATACTTTGAACAAGAGACTGATGTCAAAATGGGGATTGGATAACGCCCGCATTTATGTGACTGTACAGAATCCTTTCATTCTTACGAAGTTCAGAGGGCTCGACCCCGAACAGCCCGATCTTACCAACATCGGAGATACGGACGGTATGACTATGAATGCTTTACTTGGTGTTAATATTTCATTTTAA
- a CDS encoding RagB/SusD family nutrient uptake outer membrane protein, with amino-acid sequence MINKRYLKYTLLLFTFGMTACSDFLDEVNHSSQSADKYYQTKGGYESLIVGCYSNLKNIYNTTNYQIFTQQGTDIFTQNYPTEVAAMNQYTTTYQSNNGTIYAMWSSYFNALNNVNAAIDRSKSVILKTDDPDGIEPSALAQLVAEAKALRAWYLFEIVRNWGQGPLKINESKEPSYTVEYSNGSAFYQQIFTDLEEAISVLPWRQMGSNYGRMSKAAAKHIRALAYLTRGYEEYADPKDFENAFKDAEDVYLNSGHKLLDDYAMVHRQSNEINDEIIFPIGFADGANYNTNIWNQWYMMPYAIGGWLGLGKDSYYGNASMHVEAIPTKFAYMMYDWQKDRRPSVTFMSPLNGNASSSTDGKDAGKNWFQCTTPVDGVFAKGDKIIYFPVPTDPEYKYWAETDKNAVRYKVFNYPMGDDTNWANDDYYKHAYQTTNATSRTCLPIWKFKDGNAEYREDEFGSGTRDIYLFRLAETCLIAAEAAVMNNDQPNAEKYINYVVSRAEKHSPQSGLSRYSNVTIDNILDERAKELLGEGSRWNDLQRTGKLAERVLKYNWDVSNIYGGTIKTTLTQESFESKFKLRPIPLQWLNSLSNGHELGNNPGW; translated from the coding sequence ATGATAAACAAAAGATATTTGAAGTATACGCTTCTGTTATTCACTTTTGGAATGACTGCTTGTTCTGATTTTCTGGACGAAGTGAACCATTCCAGTCAGTCAGCGGACAAATACTATCAGACAAAGGGTGGATATGAGAGTCTGATTGTAGGTTGCTATTCAAACTTGAAAAATATCTATAATACTACTAATTATCAGATATTTACACAACAAGGTACGGATATCTTCACACAGAATTATCCGACGGAAGTAGCGGCAATGAATCAGTATACCACTACTTATCAGTCAAATAACGGTACGATTTATGCGATGTGGAGTTCTTATTTCAATGCGTTGAATAATGTAAATGCTGCTATCGATCGTTCGAAAAGTGTCATTTTGAAGACAGACGACCCTGATGGAATAGAACCCAGTGCTTTGGCGCAGCTTGTGGCTGAAGCCAAAGCGTTGAGAGCCTGGTATTTGTTTGAGATTGTGAGGAACTGGGGACAGGGACCGTTGAAAATTAACGAGTCTAAAGAGCCGAGCTATACTGTCGAGTATTCGAATGGCTCCGCTTTCTACCAGCAGATTTTTACAGATTTGGAAGAAGCTATTAGTGTTCTTCCTTGGCGTCAAATGGGTTCCAATTACGGACGCATGTCCAAAGCCGCTGCGAAGCATATCCGTGCGTTGGCTTATCTGACACGTGGTTATGAAGAGTATGCCGATCCGAAAGATTTTGAAAACGCATTCAAGGATGCTGAAGATGTGTATCTTAATTCCGGACATAAGTTGCTGGACGACTATGCGATGGTACATCGTCAGTCGAATGAGATAAACGATGAAATTATTTTCCCTATTGGTTTTGCTGACGGAGCTAACTACAACACCAATATCTGGAATCAATGGTATATGATGCCTTATGCTATTGGCGGATGGCTGGGATTGGGCAAAGACAGTTATTATGGTAATGCGAGTATGCACGTGGAGGCGATTCCTACTAAATTTGCTTATATGATGTATGACTGGCAGAAAGACAGACGTCCTTCTGTGACCTTTATGAGTCCTTTGAATGGTAATGCGAGCAGTTCCACAGATGGAAAGGATGCAGGCAAGAACTGGTTTCAGTGTACTACTCCTGTAGATGGAGTGTTCGCCAAAGGCGATAAGATTATCTATTTCCCCGTACCTACCGATCCTGAATATAAGTATTGGGCTGAAACGGACAAGAATGCAGTGAGATACAAAGTATTCAACTACCCGATGGGGGATGATACAAATTGGGCGAATGATGATTACTACAAACACGCTTATCAGACAACGAACGCAACTTCTCGTACCTGTCTTCCTATCTGGAAGTTCAAAGATGGAAATGCGGAGTATAGAGAAGACGAATTCGGTTCGGGAACGCGTGATATCTATCTCTTCCGTTTGGCGGAAACTTGTCTGATTGCGGCGGAAGCGGCAGTGATGAATAACGACCAGCCCAACGCCGAAAAATATATTAACTACGTTGTTTCCCGTGCTGAAAAACATTCTCCGCAGAGTGGGCTTTCTCGTTATTCCAATGTCACGATAGATAATATTTTGGATGAAAGGGCCAAAGAACTCCTTGGTGAAGGATCACGTTGGAATGACTTGCAACGCACCGGCAAATTGGCTGAACGTGTATTGAAGTATAACTGGGATGTATCCAATATTTATGGTGGGACAATTAAGACTACTTTGACACAAGAGTCATTTGAGAGTAAGTTTAAATTGCGTCCGATTCCTTTGCAGTGGCTGAACTCTTTGTCCAATGGTCACGAATTGGGTAACAATCCGGGTTGGTAA
- a CDS encoding DUF4979 domain-containing protein, which produces MKMKYILPILCLLFTFVSCQEDNTPPPPNPNPNYTEVGPSMEFVHPGILHTTASITRMQNFVNGNVSPAIDCYRLLQQSPLSLSSYKIQGPFTVISRFGQNTSSTKTPSEEDHEAAYLNAIMWCITQNPAHAQKSIEILNAYAGTLREIDMSDNDAPLCAALQGFLLANAAELMRHTYPSVSDTDVKSWENMFRNVFIPVLRNFFAKSPYANGNWGTAAIKAFIAFGIFLDDESFYNEAVTFFYEGHDNGSLTNYIMESGQCQESGRDQNHTMLGIGHLAEACEIAYNQGNETLWSASENRLMKGYEYTAKYNLGHDVPFEPFTDVTGVRWNNISDDDRGKFRPVFEIAYNHYVTRKGLEMPYTQQVISRISPEGDAMWCDHPGYGTLLFRTESGMPPSEGAIDAKGNEWKIATANATTAVDGDNLVVTPSLQGNGKYRGDIERKSTFHVGNYPIVAVVIEGLPAKKAITFDSPEYGSLINDKGNQHGHGTYSTVEKEYGTVYYWDLVTGASYTLGKPIPTDQSFNMSLKLKIADLEYPDGVSPYTVKWMKSFRNEAELIKYLEEN; this is translated from the coding sequence ATGAAAATGAAATATATACTACCGATATTATGCTTGTTGTTTACGTTTGTTTCGTGTCAGGAAGATAATACGCCTCCGCCGCCCAATCCGAATCCCAACTATACGGAAGTGGGGCCTTCTATGGAGTTCGTTCATCCCGGTATTCTACACACGACAGCTTCCATTACCCGAATGCAGAACTTTGTGAATGGTAATGTTTCTCCTGCTATAGATTGTTACAGACTGTTGCAGCAGAGTCCTTTGTCTTTATCTTCTTATAAGATTCAAGGTCCTTTTACGGTTATTTCACGTTTCGGACAGAACACTTCGTCGACCAAGACTCCGAGCGAAGAAGATCACGAAGCTGCTTATCTGAACGCTATCATGTGGTGTATTACCCAGAATCCGGCGCACGCCCAAAAGTCGATTGAGATATTGAACGCTTATGCCGGCACATTGCGTGAGATAGATATGAGTGATAATGACGCTCCCCTGTGTGCTGCTTTGCAGGGATTTCTTCTTGCTAATGCCGCTGAACTGATGAGACATACTTATCCTTCGGTATCGGATACGGATGTCAAATCTTGGGAGAATATGTTCCGCAACGTATTTATTCCGGTATTGAGAAACTTCTTTGCCAAATCTCCTTATGCGAACGGCAACTGGGGAACCGCTGCTATCAAGGCTTTTATAGCGTTCGGTATCTTTTTGGATGACGAAAGTTTCTATAACGAAGCGGTGACGTTTTTCTATGAGGGGCACGACAACGGAAGTTTGACGAACTATATTATGGAGAGTGGACAGTGTCAGGAAAGCGGACGTGATCAGAACCACACGATGCTGGGGATAGGACATCTGGCAGAAGCCTGCGAAATCGCTTATAATCAGGGCAACGAGACGCTTTGGAGCGCATCGGAAAACAGACTTATGAAAGGGTATGAGTATACAGCTAAGTATAATCTCGGACATGATGTGCCTTTTGAACCTTTCACGGATGTGACGGGAGTGAGATGGAATAATATCTCTGATGACGATAGAGGAAAATTCCGACCGGTATTTGAGATTGCTTACAATCATTACGTAACTCGCAAAGGGCTGGAAATGCCATATACGCAGCAGGTTATCTCGAGAATCTCTCCGGAAGGGGATGCTATGTGGTGTGACCATCCGGGATATGGCACACTACTATTCCGTACGGAATCGGGTATGCCACCGAGCGAAGGAGCTATTGATGCGAAAGGAAACGAATGGAAGATCGCTACGGCTAACGCAACAACTGCAGTAGACGGAGATAATTTGGTTGTGACGCCTTCTTTACAAGGTAATGGGAAATACCGAGGTGATATAGAGAGAAAGTCAACCTTCCACGTAGGTAATTACCCTATTGTAGCGGTAGTTATAGAAGGTCTTCCGGCGAAGAAAGCGATAACGTTTGACTCTCCCGAATATGGATCTTTAATAAATGATAAAGGTAACCAGCACGGACATGGCACTTATTCTACCGTTGAGAAGGAGTATGGTACCGTTTATTACTGGGATTTGGTGACGGGAGCAAGTTACACGTTAGGTAAGCCGATACCTACGGATCAATCATTCAATATGTCTCTCAAGTTGAAGATTGCTGATCTAGAATATCCGGACGGCGTATCGCCTTATACCGTTAAATGGATGAAATCCTTTAGGAACGAAGCGGAACTGATTAAATATCTGGAAGAAAACTAA